From Candidatus Binataceae bacterium, the proteins below share one genomic window:
- a CDS encoding NAD-dependent epimerase/dehydratase family protein, whose translation MLVTGGTGFVGRHLVEELVRRGARVRVLGRRCVNRWRYQSAIELVRGDIGDAGVLESALDGVAGVYHLAAATAGDWDYYRRVTVEGSRRLLEILAARGGRALFVSSLSVYAGSAMTDGALIDEDFPIDDPAARGSYARAKTEADLIAQGYLSDPRIVLTIVRPGLIYGPGMKNPLPGTALSVTSRVWLVLGRGDKPLPLIHVRDAARMMIAIMNDGRAAGRTYNLVAPEMPTQNDYFNAYRRVYGRHPPLLRLPARSMILLLALSDRLLERPLGRDPRRRETLRRALSRVRYSGARLAAELGVRPEIGLERGLRLMAASAT comes from the coding sequence ATGCTTGTCACTGGGGGGACGGGCTTTGTCGGCCGCCATCTGGTCGAGGAGTTGGTCCGCCGCGGGGCTCGCGTACGGGTCCTGGGGCGCCGCTGCGTCAACCGCTGGCGCTATCAGTCGGCCATCGAGCTAGTGCGCGGAGATATCGGCGACGCGGGCGTGCTGGAATCGGCGCTGGACGGGGTGGCCGGCGTCTATCATTTGGCCGCCGCCACCGCCGGCGATTGGGACTATTACCGGCGGGTGACGGTGGAGGGCTCGCGCAGGCTGCTCGAAATACTTGCCGCGCGCGGCGGCCGGGCGCTGTTCGTCAGTTCGCTCAGCGTGTACGCCGGAAGCGCGATGACCGACGGCGCGCTCATCGACGAGGACTTTCCGATCGATGACCCTGCGGCGCGGGGGTCTTACGCACGTGCCAAGACCGAGGCCGACCTGATCGCGCAGGGCTATCTGAGCGATCCCAGGATTGTGCTTACGATCGTGCGCCCCGGACTGATCTACGGCCCAGGGATGAAAAACCCGCTGCCCGGCACCGCGTTGAGCGTCACCTCCAGGGTATGGTTGGTGCTCGGGCGCGGAGACAAGCCGCTGCCGCTGATCCACGTGCGGGACGCGGCGCGCATGATGATCGCGATCATGAACGACGGCCGCGCGGCGGGCCGGACCTACAATCTGGTGGCTCCGGAGATGCCGACCCAGAACGATTATTTCAACGCGTATCGCCGGGTTTACGGTCGCCATCCGCCGCTGCTCCGTTTGCCGGCGCGCAGCATGATCTTGCTGCTCGCGCTTTCCGATCGGTTGCTCGAGCGGCCTCTGGGGCGCGATCCGCGGCGGCGCGAGACCCTGCGCCGCGCCCTCAGCCGCGTGCGTTACAGCGGCGCCCGCCTCGCTGCCGAGCTTGGGGTGCGCCCCGAGATAGGTCTGGAGCGCGGCCTGCGTCTGATGGCCGCAAGCGCGACATGA
- a CDS encoding Gfo/Idh/MocA family oxidoreductase: protein MTAGARSMRFAMIGCGRVARELHLPAWSTLPQAQLALACDPSPAARDGVLRCYPRALGVSELEEVLERKEELDFVVLGTPGDQHARAAERLLAEGLSVLCEKPLTLDAPSAHRLFDLAAAHGVTLCPIHNYRFKSNSLKARLFHRAGLLGDIDLVTVRFRSGSLFDEPARWMRDERGHRALLFEIGYHFVDLALLFLGPLAEIRTVDADEDSMGLRYVVFTTVHQNGARGQFELMVDAKCRSTDLEIFGENGALALQFFPDGLRSLPGRDSPLHRCVGEARRLAQFAAHTAREKLGWGIARRAIPHARLFAAFLSALRGEGRVPVGREDAMLTLETLDQVARRAYRRPAVNRSPSTAPVSAADLTHRYCADRVASGQSR, encoded by the coding sequence ATGACGGCCGGCGCCCGCTCGATGCGCTTCGCCATGATTGGATGCGGACGGGTGGCCCGCGAGCTCCATCTTCCCGCCTGGTCCACGCTGCCGCAGGCGCAGCTCGCGCTCGCTTGCGATCCCTCGCCCGCTGCGCGCGACGGCGTGCTGCGCTGCTACCCGCGGGCGCTGGGCGTGAGCGAGCTTGAGGAAGTTCTGGAGCGAAAAGAGGAGCTGGACTTCGTCGTGCTGGGCACGCCCGGTGATCAGCACGCGCGGGCGGCCGAGCGGCTTTTGGCTGAAGGCCTGAGCGTGTTATGCGAAAAGCCGTTGACTCTGGACGCGCCTTCGGCGCACCGCCTGTTCGATCTGGCCGCCGCCCATGGCGTCACGCTCTGCCCGATTCACAACTACCGTTTCAAAAGCAATTCCCTCAAAGCCCGCTTGTTCCATCGCGCCGGCCTGCTGGGCGATATTGATTTGGTCACGGTCCGTTTTCGCAGCGGTTCGCTGTTCGACGAGCCGGCGCGCTGGATGCGCGACGAGCGCGGCCATCGGGCGCTCCTGTTCGAAATCGGCTATCACTTTGTCGACCTCGCCTTGCTGTTTTTGGGGCCGCTTGCGGAAATTCGGACAGTGGACGCTGACGAGGACAGCATGGGTCTGCGCTATGTCGTCTTCACGACGGTGCATCAAAATGGCGCGCGCGGCCAGTTTGAACTGATGGTCGACGCCAAGTGCCGCAGCACCGATCTGGAAATTTTCGGGGAGAACGGGGCCCTGGCCCTGCAGTTCTTTCCCGACGGCTTGCGTAGCTTGCCGGGCCGTGACTCGCCGCTCCATCGCTGCGTGGGCGAGGCGAGACGGCTTGCCCAGTTTGCAGCCCATACGGCACGTGAAAAGCTCGGCTGGGGCATTGCGCGCCGGGCGATCCCGCATGCGCGGCTGTTCGCCGCCTTTTTGAGCGCGCTGCGCGGCGAGGGGCGAGTGCCGGTCGGCCGGGAAGACGCGATGCTAACCCTCGAGACGCTCGACCAAGTGGCGCGCCGCGCATATCGCCGCCCGGCCGTAAACCGCTCCCCTTCGACGGCGCCCGTCTCCGCGGCGGATTTGACCCATCGCTATTGCGCGGACCGGGTCGCATCCGGGCAATCACGATGA